The Puntigrus tetrazona isolate hp1 chromosome 3, ASM1883169v1, whole genome shotgun sequence genome contains a region encoding:
- the zgc:66443 gene encoding zinc finger protein 397, translating into MSRLDKLHSNLMKRMSIVIRDIWVEVEATVKDYQKEAAQTRSENARLKQQLKDALSRNQAQLNGVHYVPPDEAPPTELPACGYESEDPEDQQTEGDAQSQDSPSELKPRILDVISICKTEAEDRELGHQKDVSSSGEQRLFPQFDSSSADEAWNRNAATVAAPRVKIEPEDTIITITSSVTTTPAHTGPCQASEPAHQMRTASGASTLLRRPQKKERLRTRYTMPRRASARDHDHDEPYKCNKCGRQLKDLAKLQLHKKLHERSFICHWCGRNFSKFDYLRMHMRTHTGERPYRCNWCSKTFSQSGNMRRHERTCRSFNDESTSHGLEDQQLPDQ; encoded by the exons ATGTCAAGACTGGATAAGTTACATTCTAACCTGATGAAGCGAATGTCAATTGTCATTCGTGATATTTGGGTGGAGGTGGAAGCGACGGTGAAGGACTATCAAAAGGAAGCAGCCCAAACACGGTCAGAAAACGCGAGGCTGAAACAACAGCTCAAGGATGCGCTGAGCAGGAATCAGGCACAATTAAACG GAGTCCACTATGTCCCTCCTGATGAGGCCCCTCCCACAGAATTACCAGCATGTGGATATGAATCAGAAGACCCAGAAGATCAGCAAACGGAGGGCGATGCCCAGAGTCAGGATTCACCTAGTGAACTGAAGCCACGCATACTAGATGTCATTTCAATCTGTAAGACCGAGGCTGAGGATAGAGAGCTAGGGCATCAAAAAGATGTCTCATCTTCAGGTGAACAACGGCTCTTCCCTCAGTTTGACAGCTCGAGCGCGGACGAGGCATGGAACAGGAACGCGGCCACTGTGGCAGCACCCAGGGTCAAGATCGAGCCCGAGGACACCATTATCACAATAACCTCTTCAGTCACCACCACCCCTGCCCACACCGGTCCGTGTCAAGCCTCAGAACCCGCCCACCAGATGAGAACAGCCAGTGGCGCTTCAACCCTGTTGAGGAGGCCGCAGAAAAAGGAGCGCCTTCGCACTCGATACACCATGCCTAGGAGAGCATCCGCAAGAGATCACGATCACGATGAGCCGTATAAGTGTAACAAATGTGGAAGGCAGTTGAAGGACTTGGCGAAGCTGCAGCTGCACAAGAAATTGCATGAGAGATCCTTCATCTGCCACTGGTGCGGCAGGAACTTCTCAAAGTTCGACTACCTTCGAATGcatatgcgcacacacactggGGAACGGCCTTACCGCTGCAACTGGTGCTCAAAGACCTTCAGCCAGAGCGGGAACATGAGGAGACATGAGCGCACGTGCCGGAGTTTCAACGACGAATCGACATCGCACGGGCTGGAAGACCAACAGCTGCCCGACCAGTGA